From a region of the Tenggerimyces flavus genome:
- a CDS encoding glycoside hydrolase family 43 protein: protein MSAAAALGPSVAHAAELPEPTLRLPEMPLHDPFIVADRSTRTYFLYTSNVRSMTGVPGVGTMVYRSRNLRDWVAPSVVFTLPEGEIWARQGGWAPEVHRWRDRWHLFVTLHNSSRPLPVPPPNQYGIPAQLPNYMRGTIVASSSSLLGPFVPLDPSRPTPPESFMTLDGTLHVDRSGQPWMVYAHEWLQKIDGTIEAIRLSPDLTSTEGDPVHLFKGSDASWIGEEVPAPSTHQLLPYVTDGPQLYRAPGGALLMLWSTWAKNALNSDGTVGGDYVQTYAVSRSGRLTGPWSQGRPLVREGSGHGMLFRSFSGELMLVLHRPFENARGKLYEVAFKHDGGLRILRQRTDLDGGG from the coding sequence GTGTCCGCGGCGGCGGCCCTCGGGCCGTCCGTCGCGCACGCGGCCGAGCTTCCCGAACCGACGTTGCGGCTGCCGGAGATGCCGCTGCACGATCCGTTCATCGTGGCGGATCGCTCGACGCGGACCTACTTCCTGTACACGTCGAACGTTCGCTCGATGACCGGCGTCCCTGGGGTGGGGACGATGGTCTACCGGAGCCGCAACCTGCGTGACTGGGTGGCGCCCTCGGTCGTGTTCACCCTTCCCGAGGGCGAGATCTGGGCCCGGCAGGGCGGCTGGGCGCCAGAGGTGCACCGGTGGCGTGACCGTTGGCACCTGTTCGTGACGCTGCACAACTCGTCGCGTCCGTTGCCAGTTCCGCCGCCGAACCAGTACGGGATCCCGGCGCAGCTCCCCAACTACATGCGCGGAACGATCGTCGCGTCGTCGTCCTCGCTGCTCGGGCCGTTCGTGCCGTTGGATCCCTCGCGGCCGACGCCACCGGAGTCGTTCATGACACTGGACGGCACGTTGCACGTGGACCGGAGCGGGCAACCGTGGATGGTGTACGCGCACGAGTGGCTACAGAAGATCGACGGGACGATCGAGGCGATCCGGCTGTCTCCGGATCTGACTTCTACCGAGGGCGATCCGGTGCACCTGTTCAAGGGCTCGGACGCATCGTGGATCGGCGAGGAGGTGCCGGCGCCGTCGACGCACCAACTGCTGCCGTACGTGACAGACGGGCCGCAGCTCTATCGCGCGCCCGGCGGCGCGCTGCTCATGCTGTGGTCGACATGGGCGAAGAACGCGTTGAACTCCGACGGCACGGTGGGAGGCGACTACGTGCAGACGTACGCGGTCTCGCGCTCGGGCCGGCTGACCGGGCCGTGGTCGCAGGGCCGTCCGCTGGTTCGGGAGGGGAGCGGGCACGGGATGCTGTTCCGGTCGTTCTCCGGGGAGCTGATGCTGGTGCTGCACCGGCCGTTCGAGAACGCGCGGGGCAAGCTGTACGAGGTGGCGTTCAAGCACGACGGTGGCCTGCGGATCCTCCGCCAGCGGACCGACCTGGACGGCGGCGGGTAG
- a CDS encoding SRPBCC family protein, with protein sequence MKFTVSIQVALPRERVVQLVADPAHFPKWLRGLVEHEPISGAHGEVGTKSRVVIQTGQQKVEAVETITRREPADLSQLPTETVVQYDRELTVQGMCSVVRDRFTEAGPDQTLWESESEYRFSGLMMRLVGLVMPGAFRKQTEQYMQDFKAFAEQGTDVRDTA encoded by the coding sequence ATGAAGTTCACCGTCTCGATCCAGGTAGCCCTCCCACGTGAGCGGGTGGTCCAGCTGGTCGCCGACCCCGCCCACTTCCCGAAATGGCTGCGTGGCTTGGTCGAGCACGAGCCGATCAGCGGGGCGCATGGGGAGGTCGGCACCAAGTCGCGGGTGGTCATCCAGACGGGCCAACAGAAGGTGGAGGCAGTCGAGACCATCACCCGACGAGAGCCGGCGGACCTCAGCCAGCTCCCGACGGAGACCGTCGTTCAGTACGACCGCGAGCTCACCGTGCAGGGCATGTGTAGCGTCGTGCGCGACCGCTTCACCGAAGCGGGTCCGGACCAGACGCTCTGGGAGAGCGAGAGCGAGTATCGGTTCAGCGGCCTCATGATGCGGTTGGTGGGGCTCGTGATGCCGGGAGCGTTCCGCAAGCAGACCGAACAGTACATGCAGGACTTCAAGGCGTTCGCCGAGCAGGGAACGGACGTACGCGACACCGCGTGA
- a CDS encoding aminotransferase class V-fold PLP-dependent enzyme, protein MTALDTRPETCPATATSAATTAQPLLPVVGGDLSVPLVTGEWRRYVNLDYAASAPSLKSVAEHLNEVLPYYASVHRGAGYASQVSTRLYESARTTVAEFLNAREDDVVVFTRNTTDALNLLATCLPNDDGVVFLDIEHHANLLPWQRVNHRCVLAGTTQNATLIALRAELHARKASLVAVTGASNVTGELLPLQQIVEIAHAAGARVVLDAAQLAPHRRIDLEETGVDYVAFSGHKLYAPHGAGVLVGRRDWLDEAPAYLAGGGAVREVTVASTQWADAPQRHEGGTPNVLGAVALARACTAIADLEEGALEEHESALRDRLLDRLALLDHIKVHQIWRDSPDSIGVVAFSVDGYHPGFVAAYLSAEHGIGVRDGKFCAHPLLSRLGANDGAVRASFGAGSTTADVDRLADALDALLTRGPRWTYDTVEGRWAPSPDPRPTPEWLDDDAPVATGTAPCESEPAW, encoded by the coding sequence ATGACTGCCCTGGACACCCGGCCCGAGACCTGTCCGGCCACCGCGACCAGCGCCGCCACCACTGCCCAGCCGCTGTTGCCCGTCGTCGGCGGCGACCTCAGCGTTCCGCTCGTCACCGGCGAGTGGCGCCGGTACGTCAACCTCGACTACGCCGCCAGCGCGCCGAGCCTCAAGTCCGTGGCCGAGCACCTGAACGAGGTCCTCCCCTACTACGCGTCAGTCCACCGCGGCGCCGGCTACGCGAGCCAGGTCAGCACCCGGCTGTACGAGAGCGCGCGCACCACGGTCGCCGAGTTCCTGAACGCCCGCGAGGACGATGTCGTCGTCTTCACCCGCAACACCACCGACGCGCTCAACCTGCTCGCGACCTGCCTGCCGAACGACGACGGCGTGGTCTTCCTCGACATCGAGCACCACGCGAACCTGCTGCCCTGGCAGCGCGTCAACCACCGCTGCGTCCTCGCCGGCACCACCCAGAACGCCACGCTGATCGCGCTGCGAGCCGAGTTGCACGCCCGCAAGGCCAGCCTGGTCGCGGTCACCGGAGCCTCGAACGTCACCGGCGAGCTCCTCCCGCTCCAGCAGATCGTCGAGATCGCCCACGCCGCCGGCGCCCGCGTCGTCCTCGACGCCGCCCAGCTGGCCCCGCACCGCCGCATCGACCTCGAGGAGACCGGCGTCGACTACGTCGCGTTCTCCGGGCACAAGCTGTACGCCCCGCACGGAGCCGGCGTGCTCGTCGGCCGCCGCGACTGGCTGGACGAGGCGCCCGCGTACCTCGCCGGCGGCGGCGCCGTCCGCGAGGTCACCGTCGCAAGCACCCAGTGGGCCGACGCACCGCAGCGGCACGAGGGCGGGACGCCGAACGTGCTCGGCGCCGTCGCGCTCGCCCGCGCCTGCACGGCCATCGCGGACCTGGAAGAGGGGGCGCTCGAAGAACACGAGTCCGCATTGCGGGATCGACTGCTCGACAGGCTTGCGCTGCTGGACCATATAAAGGTGCACCAGATCTGGCGGGACAGCCCGGACTCGATCGGTGTGGTGGCGTTCTCCGTGGACGGCTACCACCCCGGGTTCGTCGCCGCCTATCTGTCGGCCGAGCACGGCATCGGCGTACGCGACGGCAAGTTCTGCGCACACCCGCTGCTGAGCCGCCTCGGCGCGAACGACGGCGCCGTGCGCGCCAGCTTCGGCGCCGGCAGCACGACCGCGGACGTCGACCGGCTCGCGGACGCGCTCGACGCGCTGCTCACCCGTGGCCCGCGCTGGACGTACGACACCGTCGAGGGCCGCTGGGCCCCGAGCCCCGACCCGCGCCCGACGCCGGAGTGGCTCGACGACGACGCGCCCGTGGCCACCGGCACGGCGCCATGCGAGAGCGAGCCCGCATGGTGA
- a CDS encoding rhodanese-like domain-containing protein: protein MTIDAVLERTRQRLDRVDAEQAWAAWRTGGALLVDIRPVAQRAAEGSIPGALVIERNVLEWRLDPTSEARLPQATGWDLRVIVFCSEGYASSLAAATLQDIGLRHATDLAGGFAAWLAAGLPWTREDLEPATAEPEALFLL from the coding sequence GTGACCATCGACGCGGTGCTCGAGCGGACGCGGCAGCGGCTCGACCGAGTCGACGCCGAGCAGGCCTGGGCGGCCTGGCGTACGGGTGGCGCGCTGCTCGTCGACATCCGGCCGGTCGCGCAACGGGCCGCGGAGGGGTCGATCCCGGGCGCGCTGGTCATCGAGCGGAACGTGCTGGAGTGGCGGCTCGACCCCACCAGCGAGGCCCGGCTGCCGCAGGCGACCGGGTGGGACCTGCGGGTGATCGTGTTCTGCTCGGAGGGGTACGCGTCCAGCCTGGCGGCCGCGACCCTGCAGGACATCGGGCTCCGGCACGCCACCGACCTCGCGGGCGGCTTCGCGGCCTGGCTGGCGGCCGGACTGCCGTGGACAAGGGAGGACCTGGAGCCGGCGACAGCCGAACCCGAGGCGCTCTTCCTGCTCTAG
- a CDS encoding FecCD family ABC transporter permease: MTTTLEQPTRQLPGRVVRTRSGRFSFRIDLRATIVCVILVAASLAVAVVSIGTGDFPIPIPDVVRTLLGEGTRATEFVVLTLRLPRVLTALLVGGALGISGAMFQSLSRNPLGSPDIIGFTTGSATGALIALLILNLGTMAVAGFAVAAGIVTALLVYLFAWKRGVQGYRLVLVGIGVSAVLTSVNSYLLTRAEVHDAQSAAVWLTGSLNGRGWEHVQPVSIALLLLVPAALFFGRIMSMLEMGDDAARALGVNAERSRLGLIVLAVAMTAVATASAGPVGFIALAAPQLARRLTKRPGVGLFSSLLMGAFLLAVSDLAAQRLLAPTQLPVGVMTGAVGGCYLAWLLAREWRSGRS; this comes from the coding sequence ATGACCACCACTCTCGAGCAGCCCACACGCCAGCTTCCCGGCCGGGTCGTACGGACCCGCTCCGGCAGGTTCTCGTTCCGCATCGACCTCCGCGCGACGATCGTCTGCGTCATCCTCGTGGCGGCCTCGCTCGCCGTCGCGGTCGTCAGCATCGGCACCGGCGACTTCCCGATCCCGATCCCGGACGTGGTCCGCACGCTGCTGGGTGAGGGAACGCGGGCGACCGAGTTCGTCGTGCTCACGCTGCGGCTGCCGCGCGTACTCACCGCCCTCCTCGTCGGCGGTGCCCTCGGCATCTCCGGCGCGATGTTCCAGAGCCTGTCGCGCAACCCGCTCGGCAGTCCGGACATCATCGGCTTCACCACCGGCTCGGCGACTGGTGCGCTGATCGCGTTGCTGATCCTGAACCTCGGCACGATGGCGGTCGCGGGATTCGCCGTCGCCGCCGGCATCGTCACCGCGCTGCTCGTCTACCTGTTCGCGTGGAAGCGCGGCGTGCAGGGCTACCGGCTCGTGCTCGTCGGCATCGGTGTCAGTGCTGTGTTGACATCCGTCAACTCGTACTTGCTCACCCGCGCCGAGGTCCACGACGCGCAGAGCGCGGCGGTCTGGCTGACGGGCAGCCTGAACGGGCGAGGCTGGGAACACGTCCAGCCGGTGAGCATCGCGTTGCTGCTCCTCGTTCCTGCCGCGTTGTTCTTCGGTCGGATCATGTCGATGCTCGAGATGGGCGACGACGCGGCCCGCGCGCTCGGCGTGAACGCGGAACGTTCCCGCCTCGGGCTGATCGTGCTGGCGGTCGCGATGACCGCGGTGGCGACGGCGTCCGCCGGTCCGGTCGGTTTCATCGCGCTCGCGGCGCCGCAGCTCGCGCGCCGGCTCACCAAGCGGCCCGGTGTCGGCTTGTTCTCCTCGTTGTTGATGGGCGCGTTCTTGTTGGCGGTGAGCGACCTCGCCGCGCAACGCCTGCTCGCGCCGACGCAGCTGCCGGTCGGCGTGATGACCGGAGCGGTCGGCGGCTGCTACCTCGCTTGGTTGTTGGCCCGGGAATGGAGGTCGGGGCGGTCATGA
- a CDS encoding FecCD family ABC transporter permease: protein MPRSAEMPRVSSGTADTDEPKRTRTTTNALRSLGLLIGIGALVLVVLLSIAVGSKQIPLPTVLQALFDFNGSTDHIVIRDLRLPRTLLGVAVGAALGLAGALMQALTRNPLADPGLLGVNAGASAAVVTAIGFFGVTSLTGYVWFAFAGAAAISLAVYVLGATGRSGATPVRLALAGTAIGAALTAYISAITLTNTEVFDRFRFWAVGSLAGRESDVVMQVLPFLVAGLLVGLSLARPLNALALGEDTGKALGAHIGRTRILGAVAITLLCGAATAAVGPIGFIGLTIPHVARAITGPDQRWVLPYSVVLAPILLLGSDIIGRIVVPPSELEVGIVTAAVGAPFFIYLVRRRRIAQL from the coding sequence ATGCCACGTTCCGCGGAGATGCCGCGCGTCTCGAGCGGTACGGCGGACACCGACGAACCCAAGCGGACCAGGACGACGACCAACGCGCTCCGGAGCTTGGGCCTGCTCATCGGCATCGGTGCCCTCGTTCTCGTCGTCCTGCTGAGCATCGCCGTCGGTTCGAAGCAGATCCCGCTGCCCACCGTTCTGCAGGCTCTGTTCGACTTCAACGGCTCGACCGACCACATCGTCATCCGCGACCTCCGCCTCCCGCGCACGCTGCTCGGCGTCGCGGTCGGCGCGGCGCTCGGCCTCGCCGGCGCACTCATGCAGGCGCTCACCAGGAACCCGCTCGCCGACCCCGGCCTGCTCGGCGTCAACGCCGGAGCCAGCGCCGCCGTGGTCACCGCGATCGGCTTCTTCGGCGTCACCAGCCTCACCGGGTACGTGTGGTTCGCGTTCGCCGGCGCCGCCGCGATCTCCCTCGCCGTCTACGTCCTCGGTGCGACCGGCCGGAGTGGCGCCACGCCGGTACGGCTCGCGCTCGCGGGGACGGCGATCGGCGCGGCGCTCACCGCGTACATCTCCGCCATCACCCTTACCAATACAGAGGTCTTCGACCGCTTCCGCTTCTGGGCCGTCGGCTCACTCGCCGGCCGCGAGTCGGACGTGGTCATGCAGGTGCTGCCGTTCCTCGTCGCCGGACTCCTCGTCGGCCTGTCCCTCGCCCGACCGCTGAACGCCCTCGCGCTCGGCGAGGACACCGGCAAGGCGCTCGGCGCGCACATCGGCCGGACGCGGATCCTCGGCGCCGTCGCCATCACGCTGCTCTGCGGCGCCGCCACCGCCGCCGTCGGGCCGATCGGCTTCATCGGGCTGACAATCCCCCACGTAGCAAGGGCAATCACCGGTCCCGACCAACGCTGGGTGCTCCCGTACTCCGTCGTACTCGCCCCGATCCTCCTGCTCGGCTCCGACATCATCGGCCGGATCGTGGTCCCGCCGAGCGAGCTCGAGGTCGGCATCGTCACGGCCGCCGTCGGAGCACCGTTCTTCATCTACCTCGTCCGCCGACGCCGGATCGCGCAGCTATGA
- a CDS encoding ABC transporter ATP-binding protein: protein MNATNGHASSRLHADQVRLAYDKRVVAEQLDVTIPDQSFTVVIGPNACGKSTLLRALARMLKPLHGSVFLDGQLISSYPSKEVARRLGLLPQTSIAPDGITVADLVARGRYPHQRLLRQWSRDDEAVVAEAMAQTGVTDLAERYVDELSGGQRQRVWLAMALAQQTSLLLLDEPTTFLDVAHQVEVLDLCADLHEQQGRTLVAVLHDLNHAARYATHLIVMRDGEVVATGAPSEVMTAELVERVFDLRCRVIDDPETGTPLVVPAARTRLANSGMTNG from the coding sequence ATGAACGCCACGAACGGACACGCGTCGAGTCGGTTGCACGCTGACCAGGTGCGGCTGGCGTACGACAAGCGCGTCGTCGCCGAGCAGCTGGATGTCACCATCCCGGACCAGTCGTTCACGGTGGTGATCGGTCCGAACGCGTGCGGCAAGTCCACCTTGTTGCGTGCGCTCGCGCGGATGCTGAAGCCTTTGCACGGCTCGGTGTTCCTGGACGGGCAGCTGATCTCCTCGTACCCGTCCAAGGAGGTCGCCCGCCGGCTCGGGCTGCTGCCGCAGACCTCGATCGCGCCGGACGGGATCACGGTGGCCGACCTCGTCGCGCGCGGACGGTATCCCCACCAGCGGCTGCTTCGGCAGTGGTCCCGCGACGACGAGGCCGTGGTCGCCGAGGCGATGGCGCAGACGGGTGTGACGGACCTCGCCGAGCGGTATGTGGACGAGCTGTCCGGCGGACAGCGACAGCGCGTCTGGCTCGCGATGGCGTTGGCGCAGCAGACCTCGCTGCTGCTGCTCGACGAGCCGACCACGTTCCTCGACGTCGCCCACCAGGTCGAGGTGCTCGACCTGTGCGCGGACCTGCACGAGCAGCAGGGCCGCACCCTGGTCGCCGTTCTGCACGACCTCAACCACGCGGCGAGGTACGCGACGCACCTGATCGTGATGCGTGACGGCGAGGTCGTGGCGACCGGTGCTCCGAGTGAGGTGATGACCGCCGAGCTCGTCGAGCGCGTCTTCGATCTGCGCTGCCGGGTGATCGACGATCCGGAGACGGGAACGCCGCTCGTCGTCCCAGCCGCAAGGACTCGTCTGGCCAACTCCGGGATGACCAACGGGTGA
- a CDS encoding carbohydrate ABC transporter permease encodes MTTTPIAAPEKATPPPATPTKISRRRELLSLYLAISPFYILFAIFGVFPIVFSIYLSFQNWDGIGDMQFVGFAQYQFLLSDPQFWKVLLNTFQIWIISTIPMLAIALVVAFLLNQQIRAKGSYRIAYFIPNVTSIVAITLIFGSIFSNQFGLVNAFLEWIGVEPVQWLTEPWPIKIAVAAIVIWRWMGYNALIYLAGLQAIPNDLYDAARVDGASWVQVFFRITVPMLRPIILFTVITSTIGGLQLFTEPQLLLGNAGGPGSEGQTISLYLYQQAFTLNDFGYGAALSWAMFIVIILFSIINWRLVQGTGTRGLRIRRGARS; translated from the coding sequence ATGACGACGACACCCATCGCGGCACCCGAGAAGGCGACACCGCCGCCGGCCACGCCCACGAAGATCAGCCGGCGGCGCGAGCTTCTCTCGCTGTACTTGGCGATCTCGCCGTTCTACATCCTGTTCGCGATCTTCGGCGTGTTCCCGATCGTCTTCTCGATCTACCTGTCGTTCCAGAACTGGGACGGCATCGGCGACATGCAGTTCGTCGGGTTCGCGCAGTATCAGTTCCTGCTGAGCGACCCGCAGTTCTGGAAGGTTCTGCTGAACACGTTCCAGATCTGGATCATCTCCACGATCCCGATGCTGGCGATCGCGCTCGTGGTCGCGTTCCTGCTCAACCAGCAGATCCGCGCCAAGGGCTCGTACCGGATCGCGTACTTCATTCCGAACGTCACCTCGATCGTCGCGATCACGCTGATCTTCGGCTCGATCTTCAGCAACCAGTTCGGCCTCGTCAACGCGTTCCTCGAGTGGATCGGCGTCGAGCCCGTCCAGTGGCTGACCGAGCCGTGGCCGATCAAGATCGCGGTCGCCGCGATCGTGATCTGGCGCTGGATGGGCTACAACGCGCTGATCTATCTCGCCGGCCTGCAAGCGATTCCGAACGATCTCTACGACGCCGCGCGGGTCGACGGCGCGAGCTGGGTGCAGGTGTTCTTCCGCATCACGGTCCCGATGCTCCGGCCGATCATCTTGTTCACGGTGATCACGTCGACGATCGGTGGTCTGCAGCTGTTCACCGAGCCGCAGCTGCTGCTCGGCAACGCCGGCGGCCCTGGCAGTGAGGGTCAGACGATCTCGCTCTACCTGTACCAGCAGGCGTTCACGTTGAACGACTTCGGCTACGGCGCCGCACTCAGCTGGGCGATGTTCATCGTGATCATCCTGTTCTCGATCATCAACTGGCGCCTCGTGCAGGGGACGGGAACCAGAGGGCTTCGGATCCGGAGAGGAGCGCGGTCATGA
- a CDS encoding sensor histidine kinase, with protein sequence MRTESWRRWREAHPTLTSALLVGGIALVQVLVSTFAHRGQPQRVEPDWFAYVLLAAGPAMLWWRHRFPALVVIGAAKVTLIYMLIGYPYGPIILSPIVAAFFAIANGRRLAAWGSAFGLLILHFAGSRLLHTPGGPSLFPTAMLTAGWMAAILGAAELLQLRTKWVTAHLRARQAEADTKVSDERLRIARELHDVVAHNISLINVQAGVALHLIDTQPQQARTALTAIKQASKEALVELRSVLGVLRQVDEPEPTQPAPSLQRLDQLVARTRQAGLDVSVDSDGENGALPLGVDVAAYRIVQEALTNVVRHAHATHAKVKLDHQPGKLVVSVDDNGRGAASTVTGGSGIVGMRERAEALGGELRIGPSPQGGFSVKATLPTEGAE encoded by the coding sequence ATGCGGACCGAATCGTGGCGGCGATGGCGCGAGGCCCATCCCACCCTCACGTCCGCGCTGCTCGTCGGCGGCATCGCCCTGGTCCAAGTCCTGGTCTCCACCTTCGCCCATCGCGGCCAGCCGCAACGGGTCGAGCCCGACTGGTTCGCGTACGTGCTGCTCGCCGCCGGCCCGGCGATGCTCTGGTGGCGCCACCGGTTCCCCGCCCTCGTCGTCATCGGCGCCGCGAAGGTCACGCTCATCTACATGCTGATCGGCTACCCGTACGGCCCGATCATCCTGAGCCCGATCGTCGCCGCCTTCTTCGCGATCGCGAACGGTCGGCGGCTCGCCGCCTGGGGCTCGGCGTTCGGCCTGCTCATCCTGCACTTCGCGGGCAGCCGCCTCCTGCACACGCCCGGCGGGCCGTCGCTGTTCCCCACCGCCATGCTCACGGCCGGCTGGATGGCGGCCATCCTCGGGGCCGCCGAGCTGCTGCAGCTGCGGACCAAATGGGTCACCGCACACCTGCGCGCCCGCCAGGCCGAGGCCGACACGAAGGTCTCCGACGAACGTCTTCGCATCGCGCGCGAGCTCCACGACGTGGTCGCGCACAACATCTCGCTGATCAACGTCCAGGCCGGCGTCGCGCTGCACCTCATCGACACCCAACCGCAGCAGGCCCGCACCGCCCTGACCGCGATCAAGCAAGCCAGCAAGGAAGCCCTGGTCGAGCTCCGTTCCGTGCTCGGCGTACTCCGTCAGGTCGACGAGCCCGAGCCCACCCAGCCGGCGCCCAGCCTGCAGCGGCTCGACCAGCTCGTCGCCCGTACTCGCCAAGCCGGGCTCGACGTCTCGGTCGACAGCGACGGAGAGAACGGTGCCCTCCCCCTGGGCGTCGACGTCGCCGCGTACCGGATCGTTCAAGAGGCGTTGACGAACGTCGTACGCCACGCCCACGCCACCCACGCGAAGGTCAAGCTCGACCACCAGCCCGGCAAGCTGGTCGTCAGCGTCGACGACAACGGTCGCGGTGCGGCGTCGACCGTGACCGGCGGAAGCGGGATCGTCGGCATGCGCGAACGGGCCGAGGCACTCGGCGGGGAGCTTCGCATCGGCCCGTCGCCGCAGGGCGGCTTCAGTGTCAAGGCAACCTTGCCCACGGAAGGCGCGGAATGA
- a CDS encoding cysteine dioxygenase produces the protein MTTTELSFSHHNGYTPPVGPTVAAAAALVRRIGADADLWEELVRYGEGDERWFERLFLDPEHDIWLIAWLPGQSTGLHDHGEALGAFTVVRGTLTETTVHPRRPRDLNSGLEPVDVVRRQIHEGRVRGFGYEHIHDVGNFGTEPAVSIHAYAPELTAMTQYVLEDDRLRVVASERAGVNW, from the coding sequence ATGACCACCACGGAGCTCTCGTTCAGCCACCACAACGGCTACACCCCACCGGTCGGTCCGACCGTCGCCGCCGCGGCCGCGCTCGTGCGCCGGATCGGCGCCGACGCCGACCTCTGGGAGGAACTGGTGCGGTACGGGGAAGGCGACGAACGCTGGTTCGAGCGCCTGTTCCTCGATCCCGAGCACGACATCTGGCTGATCGCCTGGCTGCCCGGCCAGAGCACCGGCCTGCACGACCACGGCGAGGCGCTCGGCGCGTTCACCGTCGTGCGCGGCACGCTCACCGAGACCACCGTGCACCCGCGCAGGCCGCGCGACCTCAACAGCGGCCTGGAGCCGGTCGATGTCGTTCGCCGGCAGATCCACGAGGGCCGGGTGCGCGGGTTCGGGTACGAGCACATCCACGACGTCGGCAACTTCGGCACCGAGCCCGCGGTCAGCATCCACGCGTATGCGCCGGAGCTCACCGCGATGACGCAGTACGTCCTGGAGGACGACCGCTTGCGGGTGGTGGCGTCGGAGCGGGCGGGGGTGAACTGGTGA
- a CDS encoding response regulator transcription factor: protein MIRVVLADDQALVRAGFRALIDNEPDISVVGEASDGAEAFEVVRQTVPDVVLMDIRMPGTDGLEATRLIANESALKDVHVVILTTFELDDYVFAALRTGASGFLVKDTEPVDLIRGVRAVASGDALLSPSVTRRLIAEFASRSKDPVNLPDLTMLTDREREIVALVGTGLNNDEIAEQLFVSPATAKTHVSRAMIKLGARDRAQLVVFAYEAGLVRPGWLG, encoded by the coding sequence ATGATCCGAGTAGTGCTCGCCGACGACCAGGCGCTCGTGCGTGCTGGGTTCCGCGCGTTGATCGACAACGAGCCGGACATCTCCGTGGTCGGCGAGGCGAGCGACGGCGCCGAGGCCTTCGAGGTGGTTCGCCAGACGGTGCCCGACGTCGTGCTGATGGACATCCGCATGCCGGGGACGGACGGGCTCGAGGCGACGCGGCTGATCGCGAACGAGTCGGCGCTGAAGGACGTCCACGTCGTGATCCTGACGACGTTCGAGCTCGACGACTACGTCTTCGCGGCACTGCGTACGGGCGCGAGCGGCTTCCTCGTCAAGGACACCGAACCCGTCGACCTCATCCGCGGCGTCCGCGCCGTCGCGTCCGGCGACGCCCTCCTCTCGCCCAGCGTGACGAGGCGGCTGATCGCGGAGTTCGCGTCCCGTTCGAAGGACCCGGTCAACCTGCCGGACCTCACCATGCTGACGGACCGCGAACGCGAGATCGTCGCCCTCGTCGGTACGGGTCTGAACAACGACGAGATCGCCGAGCAGCTGTTCGTCAGCCCCGCCACGGCCAAGACTCACGTGAGCCGCGCCATGATCAAGCTGGGAGCGAGAGACCGCGCCCAGCTCGTCGTCTTCGCCTACGAAGCCGGCCTCGTCCGCCCCGGCTGGCTCGGCTAA
- a CDS encoding carbohydrate ABC transporter permease, translating to MTTGERVKSTVTHLLLIFGVLLSIFPFYWMFLMATRTTPEIFRYPPALVPGSHLLENIRNVFASIDFWGSTWNSFLVAGITTVLVLFFSSLAAFAFAKFDFPGKNVLFIFLLATFMVPGQLSIVPQFAIMAQLGWVGTLQALIIPGAVSAFGIFLLRQYAEGAISSELLDAARIDGCGFLRQYWNVAVPLLRPALAFLGIFTFIGQWNDYLWPLIIMINPEQLTLQVALSQLFGVYATDFSMVMAGTLLAVIPLLIVFFIGARQFLADLAAGALKQ from the coding sequence ATGACCACGGGCGAACGCGTCAAGAGCACAGTCACCCACCTGCTCCTCATCTTCGGGGTGCTGCTCTCGATCTTCCCGTTCTACTGGATGTTTCTCATGGCGACCCGCACCACGCCGGAGATCTTCCGCTACCCGCCGGCGCTGGTGCCGGGGTCGCATCTGCTGGAGAACATCCGCAACGTCTTCGCCAGCATCGACTTCTGGGGCTCGACCTGGAACAGCTTCCTGGTCGCTGGTATCACGACGGTGCTGGTGCTGTTCTTCTCCTCGTTGGCTGCGTTTGCCTTTGCGAAGTTCGACTTCCCGGGGAAGAACGTGCTGTTCATCTTCCTGCTGGCGACGTTCATGGTGCCGGGGCAGCTGTCGATCGTGCCTCAGTTCGCGATCATGGCGCAGCTCGGCTGGGTCGGAACCCTGCAGGCGTTGATCATTCCCGGTGCGGTGAGCGCGTTCGGCATCTTCTTGTTGCGGCAGTACGCGGAGGGTGCGATCAGCTCGGAGCTGCTCGATGCTGCGCGGATCGACGGGTGCGGTTTCCTTCGCCAGTACTGGAATGTGGCGGTCCCGTTGCTGCGTCCGGCGCTGGCGTTCCTCGGGATCTTCACGTTCATCGGCCAGTGGAACGACTACCTCTGGCCGTTGATCATCATGATCAACCCGGAGCAGCTGACCCTGCAGGTCGCGCTGTCGCAATTGTTCGGGGTGTACGCGACGGACTTCTCGATGGTGATGGCGGGCACTTTGCTCGCGGTCATCCCACTGCTCATCGTGTTCTTCATCGGTGCGCGGCAGTTCCTGGCCGACCTCGCGGCGGGGGCGCTCAAGCAGTGA